The following coding sequences are from one Candidatus Nitrohelix vancouverensis window:
- a CDS encoding GAF domain-containing protein, translating to MSQELDDLSKKLRNFGKENLSDILHFMATELRDLYRCRYVRIYLEDLYEGMLICQYVAGSGHADDPSITQFIAPPKSFMSRAFFENRMLLSWNTPEGLNDNEDPFAQISGIRSSAIFPITHQLRSIGALSLDWEKKKSWLAEPQIADIQNFLSLNSGSIDKAKRFHQQISFSRHLDLARKKEAAWRMVRSAVNLIDKLALASVLVPSSTQNPITQSKKPMDLVEVMAVYSRDKNDALVYSNNDQISIANSENLINRIVDYDPERGLVARSKRQGAIYTADIMEESFTRKAITSKINLVSLYQISKFAKSGGQFICAVHYYTNEQHEFTEFEKRLLEDHASMIEQLIVEETPERIEIQILSEIEELLSNHEDTLQEFLHKILDKVSELIGSACGSVSILQAIDGKPCLVVETEDGKMVGAKSRGWMKSKIPLLLVGGEELAVHERSLNGYCAHTARPVLVNNVHDRKETKGFYRNFLSTVQSELAVPIIYGSSVIGVITQDSFRKHSFTAEHKRILQIIASLISQKVYNLTQIEELRQQTIHVKRDIEYRDPKVSSYYFGNVIGKSSKIHHLVRQIDTVVESVCRRMLNWDDAPQTETMMGLPCLLINGPTGAGKEFFFNNIYSRISEIFQTEKGVHFKTPLRKTNIAAYSGELTYSELFGHAKGAFTGAEMQRRGILEEADGGVVFLDEIGDADPKTQVQLLRFLDTGVFVRLGENQPKHSRIFLIAATNKNLREEIRQGAFREDLYQRLNALSFHIPSLNDRKEDIEDLATHFLGILEQTYRVNGEDKSPLQLASGAIDFLKAHHFKGNVRELKNILLRSMLFCRNGVITRNDVADALQSDPVVTVDPSVSQTEEESILDRLESGQGDFWSEVHLPFKRNQLTREAVLSLYENAKDRYHANLPGLAVKLRAVRSDFENDPQEKRRFLSFKNFLYKTIKITQASSRR from the coding sequence ATGTCTCAGGAACTGGATGATTTAAGCAAAAAGCTCAGGAATTTTGGCAAGGAAAACCTGTCCGATATCCTGCATTTCATGGCCACCGAGTTGAGGGATCTCTACCGCTGTCGCTATGTGCGTATTTATCTGGAAGACCTCTACGAAGGAATGCTCATTTGCCAATATGTAGCGGGTTCTGGCCATGCGGACGATCCCTCCATCACCCAGTTCATCGCTCCGCCAAAATCCTTTATGTCGCGTGCTTTCTTCGAGAATCGCATGCTCCTGTCCTGGAACACGCCGGAGGGACTGAATGACAATGAGGACCCTTTCGCGCAGATTTCCGGGATCAGATCATCCGCCATCTTTCCAATCACCCATCAGTTGAGGTCGATTGGCGCGCTCAGTCTGGACTGGGAGAAAAAGAAATCCTGGCTTGCCGAACCGCAGATCGCTGACATACAAAATTTCCTTTCACTAAACAGCGGTTCCATCGACAAGGCGAAACGTTTTCATCAGCAGATTTCATTTTCCAGGCACCTCGATCTGGCGCGCAAGAAGGAAGCGGCCTGGCGCATGGTTCGCTCAGCGGTCAATCTCATCGACAAGCTCGCGCTCGCATCGGTGCTCGTGCCCTCTTCCACACAGAACCCCATCACGCAATCGAAAAAACCCATGGACCTTGTAGAAGTGATGGCGGTGTATTCAAGAGACAAAAACGACGCGCTGGTGTATTCAAATAACGACCAGATCAGCATCGCCAATAGCGAAAACCTGATAAACCGTATTGTCGATTACGACCCCGAACGCGGTCTGGTTGCGCGGAGCAAACGGCAAGGGGCGATTTACACGGCGGATATCATGGAGGAGTCTTTCACCCGAAAAGCCATCACCAGCAAGATCAATCTGGTGTCGCTCTACCAGATTTCCAAATTTGCAAAATCCGGCGGGCAGTTCATTTGCGCAGTGCATTATTACACCAACGAGCAACACGAATTCACCGAGTTTGAAAAACGCCTTCTTGAAGATCACGCCTCGATGATCGAGCAATTGATCGTTGAAGAAACGCCGGAGCGAATCGAAATACAAATCCTCTCCGAGATCGAGGAACTGCTCTCCAATCACGAAGACACGCTTCAGGAGTTTCTCCATAAAATCCTCGACAAGGTTTCTGAATTGATCGGTTCGGCCTGCGGCTCCGTTTCCATTCTTCAGGCAATCGACGGCAAGCCCTGCCTTGTCGTCGAAACGGAGGACGGTAAAATGGTGGGCGCCAAATCGCGCGGCTGGATGAAAAGTAAAATCCCGCTCCTGCTCGTCGGCGGCGAGGAACTGGCCGTGCATGAACGTTCACTGAACGGCTACTGCGCGCACACCGCCCGCCCCGTTCTGGTGAACAACGTTCATGATCGCAAGGAAACCAAGGGTTTCTATCGCAACTTCCTTTCCACCGTTCAATCGGAACTGGCAGTGCCTATCATTTACGGTTCCAGCGTCATCGGGGTGATAACACAAGACAGCTTCAGAAAACATTCATTCACCGCCGAGCATAAACGAATTCTACAGATCATCGCCAGCCTGATAAGCCAGAAGGTCTACAACCTGACTCAAATCGAAGAGCTGAGACAACAGACCATTCACGTCAAACGCGACATCGAGTACCGCGACCCGAAAGTCTCTTCCTACTATTTTGGCAACGTGATCGGAAAAAGTTCCAAGATCCATCATCTCGTCCGGCAGATCGACACCGTGGTGGAATCGGTGTGCCGACGCATGTTGAACTGGGACGACGCGCCGCAGACCGAGACCATGATGGGCTTGCCCTGCCTGCTCATCAATGGCCCCACCGGCGCGGGCAAGGAATTTTTCTTTAATAATATTTACTCGCGCATTTCGGAAATCTTCCAAACAGAGAAAGGCGTTCATTTCAAAACGCCGCTCCGAAAAACCAATATCGCCGCCTATAGCGGCGAGTTGACCTACTCCGAATTGTTTGGTCACGCCAAGGGAGCGTTCACCGGCGCCGAAATGCAACGGCGCGGCATTCTGGAAGAAGCCGACGGCGGCGTCGTTTTTCTCGATGAGATTGGCGACGCGGACCCGAAGACACAGGTTCAGCTCCTGCGCTTTCTCGACACCGGCGTCTTTGTCAGGCTGGGGGAAAACCAGCCCAAACACTCCAGAATTTTCCTGATCGCCGCCACCAACAAAAACCTGCGCGAAGAAATCCGCCAGGGGGCTTTCCGAGAAGACCTTTATCAAAGGCTCAACGCTCTGAGTTTTCACATTCCCAGCCTCAATGATCGGAAGGAAGACATCGAAGATCTGGCGACCCACTTCCTTGGAATCCTCGAGCAGACTTATCGCGTCAACGGAGAAGACAAGTCGCCCCTGCAACTGGCGTCTGGAGCGATCGACTTTCTCAAAGCGCACCATTTCAAAGGAAATGTGAGGGAATTGAAAAACATCCTACTGCGCTCAATGTTGTTTTGCAGAAACGGCGTCATCACCCGCAACGACGTCGCCGACGCCTTGCAATCCGATCCGGTAGTCACCGTCGACCCCTCCGTTTCTCAAACCGAAGAAGAATCCATTTTGGATCGACTGGAGTCCGGGCAAGGCGATTTCTGGTCCGAGGTGCATCTGCCCTTCAAACGAAACCAACTGACGCGTGAAGCGGTTTTGTCTCTCTATGAAAACGCTAAAGATCGTTACCATGCCAATTTACCCGGTCTGGCCGTTAAATTGCGCGCGGTCCGATCCGATTTTGAAAACGACCCTCAGGAGAAAAGACGCTTTCTCAGTTTCAAGAATTTTCTCTACAAAACCATAAAAATCACCCAGGCGTCATCGCGTCGCTGA
- a CDS encoding adenosylhomocysteinase, giving the protein MSPTAIVAEKYKVKDLSLADWGREEIILAEKEMPGLMALREQYGSSKPLAGARIAGSLHMTIQTAVLIETLIVLGAEVRWASCNIFSTQDHAAAAIAKEGIPVFAWKGETEEEYWWCTGQTLLFDEGPNMILDDGGDLTAYVHKNHPEMLPAIKGITEETTTGVHHLYKMLTDNALKIPAMNVNDSVTKSKFDNLYGCRESLADGIKRATDIMIAGKIVVIAGYGDVGKGCADSMKSLGARVLVTEIDPICALQAAMEGYEVTTMEDALAQGDIYVTTTGCSDIIRIDHMEKMKDSAIVCNIGHFDVEIQVEQLNHFPGIVKKEIKPQVDKYTFPDGHSILLLAEGRLVNLGCATGHPSFVMSNSFTNQVLAQIELYKKQYEVGVYTLPKRLDEEVARLHLDKLGVKLTRLTKEQAEYLNIPQEGPYKPDHYRY; this is encoded by the coding sequence ATGAGTCCTACAGCTATTGTTGCGGAAAAATACAAAGTCAAAGATCTGTCGCTGGCAGATTGGGGTCGGGAAGAAATCATCCTCGCAGAAAAGGAAATGCCGGGTCTGATGGCGCTTCGAGAGCAATACGGTTCTTCAAAACCCCTGGCGGGGGCGCGAATTGCGGGATCACTGCATATGACGATTCAAACCGCTGTTTTGATCGAAACGCTGATCGTGCTGGGGGCTGAAGTGCGCTGGGCCTCCTGCAATATTTTCTCGACTCAGGACCATGCCGCGGCGGCTATCGCCAAAGAGGGAATTCCCGTTTTTGCCTGGAAGGGTGAAACCGAAGAAGAGTATTGGTGGTGCACGGGTCAAACCCTCCTCTTCGATGAAGGTCCGAATATGATTCTCGATGATGGCGGCGACCTCACCGCATATGTGCATAAAAATCACCCTGAAATGTTGCCTGCAATCAAAGGCATCACTGAAGAGACCACAACGGGCGTGCATCATCTTTACAAAATGCTGACGGACAATGCGCTCAAGATTCCCGCGATGAACGTCAACGATTCCGTCACCAAATCCAAATTCGACAACCTCTATGGTTGCCGCGAGTCGCTGGCAGACGGCATCAAACGCGCCACCGACATCATGATCGCCGGAAAAATCGTGGTGATCGCCGGTTATGGCGACGTTGGCAAAGGTTGCGCCGATTCAATGAAGAGTCTGGGCGCGCGCGTGCTCGTCACAGAGATCGATCCGATTTGCGCATTGCAGGCGGCGATGGAAGGTTATGAAGTGACCACGATGGAAGACGCGCTGGCGCAAGGCGATATCTACGTGACCACGACCGGTTGTAGCGACATCATCCGCATCGACCATATGGAGAAAATGAAGGACTCCGCCATCGTGTGCAACATCGGTCATTTTGACGTGGAAATCCAGGTCGAGCAGTTGAACCATTTTCCCGGCATCGTGAAAAAAGAAATCAAACCGCAAGTGGACAAGTACACCTTCCCGGACGGGCACAGCATTCTCCTGCTTGCAGAGGGACGACTGGTCAACCTGGGTTGCGCAACCGGGCACCCCTCGTTCGTCATGTCCAACTCCTTCACCAATCAGGTGCTGGCTCAAATCGAACTTTACAAGAAACAATATGAAGTCGGCGTCTACACCCTGCCGAAGCGCCTGGATGAAGAGGTCGCGCGACTGCACCTTGACAAACTCGGCGTGAAGCTGACGCGCTTGACCAAAGAACAGGCGGAATATCTGAATATTCCCCAGGAAGGGCCTTACAAACCCGATCATTACCGCTACTAA
- a CDS encoding alpha/beta fold hydrolase — MVTDTSAFKSLYPFESHFLDLGANRYHYIDEGEGETLLMLHGNPTWSFYYRNLISAFKGRYRCIAPDHMGCGLSDKPQEYDYTLERHIDNLEALVDQLQLKRLTLLVHDWGGAIGMGLAVRRPELISRLIFFNTAAFLSDRIPFSINLCRVPLLGAALIRGLNAFARAALIRAAKHKDRLTAEVRAGYLAPYDSFANRIATLRFVQDIPMSADVPSYPVVKRIEENLAQFNTTPKMIIWGRKDFCFNFYFLNRWKEIYPDALVHEAVDAGHYVLEDAHERIIPWVEEFLEENAI; from the coding sequence ATGGTGACGGATACATCCGCATTCAAAAGTCTGTACCCTTTCGAATCTCATTTCCTTGACTTGGGCGCGAATCGATATCACTACATCGACGAAGGGGAGGGCGAGACTCTTCTCATGTTGCATGGCAATCCCACCTGGTCGTTTTATTATCGCAATCTCATAAGCGCTTTCAAAGGCAGGTATCGTTGCATCGCTCCCGACCATATGGGATGCGGTCTGTCCGACAAGCCTCAAGAATACGATTACACGCTGGAGCGCCATATTGATAATCTGGAGGCTCTGGTCGATCAGCTTCAATTGAAGCGTTTGACTCTGCTGGTTCATGACTGGGGCGGGGCGATCGGCATGGGCCTCGCGGTGCGTCGCCCTGAGTTGATAAGCCGTTTGATTTTTTTCAACACCGCCGCGTTTTTATCGGACCGGATCCCCTTCAGCATCAACCTGTGTCGCGTTCCTCTACTTGGCGCGGCGCTCATTCGCGGCTTGAACGCGTTTGCGCGTGCGGCCCTTATAAGAGCCGCCAAACATAAAGACCGCCTGACCGCAGAGGTTCGAGCCGGATACCTTGCGCCTTACGATTCCTTCGCCAACCGGATTGCGACCCTGCGTTTTGTTCAGGACATTCCCATGTCGGCGGATGTTCCCAGCTATCCAGTCGTAAAGCGCATCGAGGAAAATTTAGCTCAATTCAATACAACACCTAAAATGATCATTTGGGGACGTAAGGACTTCTGTTTTAATTTTTATTTTTTGAATCGCTGGAAAGAGATTTATCCCGACGCGCTGGTGCATGAGGCGGTTGATGCCGGGCATTATGTGCTTGAGGATGCGCATGAACGCATCATCCCCTGGGTCGAGGAATTTTTGGAGGAGAATGCTATTTAG
- a CDS encoding 3-oxoacyl-ACP synthase III, whose amino-acid sequence MKFNNVCIEALGYHLPEQVVSSDDIEKRLSPIYDALKLPYGRLQLMSGIRERRFFDKSETPSSVASIAGEQALSRTTLDRKRIGCLIHASVCRDFLEPATAAVVHNNLKLDPGAMVFDISNACLGVLNGMVTVANMIELGQIEAGLIVSGENGGPLVDATIENLLSRKDICRADVKSAFASLTIASAAVAVLLTHRDISTTGHRLLGGAAMAETRFNDLCRGEGDSGVGPLMETDSEAMLKEGCQLAGRTWEQTRSELGWSNDDVDRVFCHQVGSAHRRLLYETLQLDPAKDFSTLEFLGNTGSASLPSTLAIGEERGLLEKGNRAALLGIGSGLNCLMLGVEW is encoded by the coding sequence ATGAAGTTCAATAATGTCTGCATCGAAGCGCTGGGTTATCATCTGCCAGAGCAAGTCGTCAGCTCGGATGATATAGAGAAAAGGCTGTCTCCCATCTATGATGCGCTGAAATTGCCCTATGGGCGCTTGCAGTTGATGAGCGGCATTCGCGAACGGCGTTTTTTTGACAAGAGCGAGACGCCCAGTTCGGTGGCGTCCATTGCCGGTGAGCAGGCTTTATCTCGCACGACTCTTGACCGCAAACGTATCGGCTGTTTGATTCATGCTTCGGTGTGCAGGGACTTTCTGGAACCGGCGACGGCGGCTGTGGTTCACAATAATTTGAAGCTCGATCCCGGCGCGATGGTGTTTGATATTTCCAACGCTTGTCTTGGCGTATTGAATGGCATGGTGACGGTTGCCAATATGATTGAGCTGGGCCAGATCGAGGCGGGACTGATTGTATCCGGTGAAAACGGCGGTCCTTTAGTGGACGCTACCATCGAGAATCTTTTGTCGCGCAAAGACATTTGTCGCGCCGATGTGAAATCTGCGTTCGCGTCCTTGACCATCGCGTCTGCGGCAGTAGCCGTGTTGTTGACGCATCGCGACATTTCCACGACAGGCCATCGCTTGTTAGGCGGCGCGGCGATGGCGGAAACCCGATTCAATGATCTGTGTCGGGGCGAAGGGGATAGCGGCGTCGGTCCGCTCATGGAAACGGATTCGGAGGCGATGTTGAAGGAAGGTTGTCAGCTTGCAGGTCGGACCTGGGAACAGACCCGCTCGGAACTGGGCTGGAGCAATGACGATGTGGACCGGGTATTTTGTCATCAAGTTGGCTCCGCGCATCGCAGACTGTTGTACGAAACTTTGCAGTTGGACCCGGCCAAAGATTTTTCCACTCTGGAATTTTTAGGCAATACCGGCTCGGCTTCTTTACCCTCCACACTGGCCATCGGCGAGGAGAGGGGATTATTGGAAAAAGGCAACCGCGCCGCCTTGCTTGGTATTGGTAGCGGTCTGAACTGTCTCATGCTGGGCGTTGAATGGTGA
- a CDS encoding ATP-binding cassette domain-containing protein gives MNFPLYKRMFGFVRPFLPKLTLAIFFSVIVGAIATSPVPLIQTVFDDIFQEKDYFLLKIVPLGLAGLYLVKAALSYVQNLIIFGISWELIVSVRDKLFTHIHHLPFGFFEKNQVGQLISRIINDVSIMQSTITRLLKEFIQNGIMMIGLLGWLFYMKWDWALMSLVIFPLVVLPISNIARKLKRLSHQGQELLGDLNSTILESFSGVKIVRAFGLEPQEIKKFGKTNDAYLQVMKKNVKYIEITSPLLEFLGIASASVILWYGGSEVLEGRVTQGTFIAFLVALFMLYGPVRLLFRIFANFQVSLAGAERVFAILDMKEEKVREGDLVLNGFHDSIEYRNVSFKYPTRSTLVLDRIDLKVPKSHAIAIVGMSGAGKTTLADLLFRFFDVTQGEILIDGKNIQEYRLASLRNNLALVTQDTFLFNDTIWNNILFGRPEATEEEVIRAAKAAHVHDFVQKLDDKYGTVVGERGLKLSGGQRQRLAIARAILRDAPILVLDEATSSLDSESEKLVQEALHNLMENRTTFVIAHRLSTVKHAHKIIVMDHGRIVETGTHDDLLEHSGLYRKYYDMQFRDKNVDGDSMTQTESHEVQ, from the coding sequence ATGAATTTCCCCTTGTATAAAAGAATGTTTGGGTTTGTGAGACCGTTCCTGCCCAAACTGACTTTGGCGATCTTTTTCTCCGTGATTGTGGGCGCCATTGCAACCTCTCCGGTGCCTCTCATCCAGACGGTTTTTGACGATATCTTTCAGGAAAAAGATTACTTCTTGTTAAAGATAGTCCCTTTAGGACTGGCGGGCTTGTATCTGGTCAAAGCCGCTCTTTCTTATGTTCAGAATTTAATCATCTTTGGCATTTCATGGGAATTGATTGTCAGCGTCCGCGACAAGTTATTCACCCACATCCATCATTTGCCCTTTGGTTTTTTTGAAAAAAATCAGGTGGGGCAATTGATCTCCCGCATTATCAATGACGTTTCCATTATGCAATCGACGATCACCCGCCTTTTGAAAGAGTTCATTCAAAACGGCATCATGATGATCGGTCTGCTGGGATGGCTGTTCTATATGAAGTGGGACTGGGCTTTGATGTCGCTGGTGATTTTCCCTCTGGTCGTACTCCCCATCTCAAACATTGCCCGCAAGCTGAAGCGATTGAGTCACCAGGGCCAGGAATTGCTGGGCGATTTGAATTCGACAATCCTTGAATCCTTTTCAGGCGTGAAAATCGTTCGCGCTTTTGGACTGGAACCTCAGGAGATCAAAAAGTTCGGAAAAACCAACGATGCGTATTTGCAGGTGATGAAGAAGAATGTCAAGTACATCGAGATCACCTCGCCCTTACTGGAGTTTCTGGGCATCGCCAGCGCTTCGGTGATTTTATGGTATGGCGGCAGTGAAGTTCTAGAGGGGCGGGTGACTCAGGGCACCTTCATCGCCTTTCTTGTGGCTTTGTTCATGTTGTACGGTCCAGTGCGATTGTTGTTTCGCATATTCGCAAATTTTCAGGTCTCACTCGCGGGAGCTGAAAGGGTCTTCGCCATCCTTGACATGAAGGAGGAGAAGGTACGCGAAGGCGACCTGGTCCTGAACGGTTTTCACGATAGCATTGAATATCGAAACGTTTCATTCAAGTACCCGACGCGCTCCACTCTGGTGCTGGACAGGATTGATCTGAAGGTTCCCAAGTCCCATGCGATCGCGATCGTCGGGATGAGCGGCGCGGGGAAAACGACGCTGGCAGATTTGCTGTTTCGTTTTTTCGACGTGACGCAAGGCGAGATTCTGATCGATGGTAAAAACATTCAGGAATATCGTCTGGCTTCCTTAAGAAACAATCTGGCGCTGGTGACTCAGGATACTTTTCTGTTCAACGATACAATCTGGAACAATATTCTGTTTGGCAGACCGGAGGCAACTGAGGAGGAGGTGATCCGCGCCGCTAAAGCCGCTCATGTTCATGATTTTGTGCAGAAACTGGACGACAAGTACGGGACGGTTGTTGGCGAGAGAGGTCTTAAATTATCCGGCGGTCAGCGACAGCGTCTGGCGATTGCGCGCGCGATTCTGCGCGACGCGCCGATTCTGGTGCTGGATGAAGCGACCTCTTCTCTGGATTCTGAATCGGAAAAACTGGTGCAGGAAGCTCTGCACAACCTCATGGAAAACCGCACGACTTTTGTCATCGCGCATCGCTTGTCGACAGTCAAACATGCGCATAAAATCATCGTCATGGATCATGGTCGCATCGTTGAGACAGGGACGCATGATGACTTGCTGGAGCATTCCGGCTTGTACCGAAAATATTACGACATGCAGTTCAGAGATAAGAATGTAGATGGGGATTCTATGACCCAGACGGAGTCTCATGAAGTTCAATAA
- a CDS encoding universal stress protein, translated as MFKHIYLPVDNSDYSNTCIEIGLELAKQSEGKITASHVYAAKMHDVRFRQMESGLPEEYQDEQELEKQRNIHDQLITKGMEVITDSYLDVPKARCKEEGVEFEGKSLEGRNWIELVRDIKETDYDLVILGSVGLGAIKDSQLGTVAERVIRRINTDTLVVKNIPALHGEKKHSSDKIVVAVDGSGHSFGGLKTGIELSRSLNKPLEIISTFDPYFHYAMFNSLTGVLSREASKVFKFEQQEKLHEDIIDKGLAKIYQAHLEISRKIAEDEGVDCTIRLLDGKVFEKVLQYAREENPYLLILGRIGVHSAPDMDIGGNTENLLRLVPCNVFLSSRVFKPPIDLQAEETIEWTVEGKERLKKIPGFVRPMATAAILRYALERGHSMITSGVITEAVQNILPAGAMQAMRAVGQKMKDEGMDPTGTVLDDVNAEMIKAHEETTRADETEEEKEARLAQEVIENFEKPLTEEEEVAFNKDAVGHDVTLKCSKCGTNMKSDVIKCFVCGAIGESLVPVWKEDFTPTEKEAGELSTMTTFDDKYIQWSKEALQILEEYPEGHVRRKAHARVEKNARIQNIPTVTVAFANKILNEKIVQEKKEVPAKDYMNFGAGLNPDDFNWSKEALERLERVPQGFMRDNTRNRVMGYCDENSIKDISLEVCETGIRESVKLMEQAISEGASLQDFIPKKEVSA; from the coding sequence ATGTTTAAGCATATTTATTTGCCTGTAGACAATTCCGATTACTCCAATACATGTATTGAGATTGGTTTGGAATTAGCGAAACAGAGTGAAGGCAAGATTACGGCGAGTCATGTGTATGCGGCTAAAATGCATGATGTTCGTTTCCGTCAGATGGAAAGCGGATTGCCTGAAGAATATCAGGACGAGCAGGAACTTGAAAAGCAACGTAACATTCATGATCAATTGATTACAAAAGGGATGGAAGTCATTACCGACTCTTACCTGGATGTCCCCAAGGCGCGTTGTAAAGAAGAAGGCGTCGAGTTTGAGGGAAAATCTCTGGAAGGCCGCAATTGGATTGAGTTGGTTCGCGACATTAAGGAAACGGATTACGATCTGGTGATCCTGGGTTCCGTTGGCTTGGGCGCTATTAAAGACAGCCAATTAGGAACGGTTGCAGAGCGCGTGATTCGTCGTATCAACACGGACACTCTGGTCGTTAAGAACATTCCCGCTCTTCATGGCGAAAAGAAACATTCCAGCGATAAAATCGTTGTTGCCGTGGATGGTAGCGGACATTCCTTTGGCGGTTTGAAAACGGGTATTGAATTGTCCCGAAGCTTGAACAAGCCTCTGGAAATCATTTCCACTTTCGACCCTTATTTCCACTATGCAATGTTTAACAGCCTGACGGGCGTTTTGTCCCGCGAGGCTTCCAAAGTTTTCAAATTTGAACAACAGGAAAAACTGCACGAAGATATCATTGATAAAGGACTGGCCAAGATTTATCAGGCCCATCTGGAAATTTCCCGCAAGATTGCTGAAGACGAAGGCGTGGACTGCACCATTCGATTGCTGGATGGTAAGGTTTTTGAGAAAGTGCTTCAGTATGCGCGCGAAGAAAATCCGTATTTGTTGATCCTCGGCCGAATCGGCGTTCACAGCGCGCCGGATATGGATATTGGCGGCAACACGGAGAATTTGTTGCGCCTCGTGCCTTGTAATGTTTTCCTGTCCAGCCGCGTTTTCAAGCCGCCGATTGATTTGCAGGCGGAGGAAACGATCGAGTGGACGGTTGAAGGTAAAGAACGACTCAAAAAGATTCCTGGCTTTGTTCGTCCCATGGCAACCGCCGCGATTTTGCGATATGCCTTGGAGCGCGGTCATAGCATGATCACTTCCGGCGTCATCACTGAAGCGGTTCAAAACATTCTGCCGGCGGGCGCCATGCAGGCAATGCGAGCCGTTGGGCAGAAAATGAAAGACGAGGGCATGGATCCGACCGGAACCGTTCTCGATGATGTCAATGCCGAGATGATAAAAGCGCATGAAGAGACCACTCGGGCGGATGAGACTGAAGAAGAGAAGGAAGCCCGATTGGCTCAGGAAGTCATTGAGAATTTTGAAAAGCCTTTGACTGAAGAAGAAGAGGTCGCATTCAATAAAGACGCAGTGGGACATGACGTGACTTTGAAATGCTCCAAGTGTGGAACGAATATGAAATCGGACGTCATTAAATGTTTCGTGTGCGGAGCCATTGGCGAGTCCTTGGTTCCTGTTTGGAAGGAAGATTTCACTCCGACCGAAAAGGAAGCTGGCGAATTGTCCACCATGACGACTTTCGACGACAAATACATTCAGTGGTCGAAGGAAGCCTTACAAATTCTGGAAGAGTATCCGGAAGGTCATGTGCGACGCAAAGCCCATGCGAGAGTTGAGAAGAACGCGCGTATTCAGAATATCCCGACGGTCACCGTCGCTTTCGCTAATAAAATCCTGAATGAGAAAATTGTTCAGGAGAAGAAAGAAGTTCCTGCGAAGGATTACATGAATTTTGGCGCGGGTCTGAACCCGGACGACTTCAACTGGAGCAAAGAAGCTCTGGAGCGTTTGGAGCGGGTTCCTCAAGGTTTCATGCGTGACAACACGCGAAACCGGGTGATGGGATACTGCGATGAAAACAGCATCAAGGATATATCTCTGGAAGTTTGCGAAACCGGAATCAGGGAGTCTGTGAAGTTGATGGAACAGGCTATTTCCGAAGGCGCGAGCTTGCAGGATTTCATTCCTAAAAAAGAAGTTTCTGCGTAA